A window of Corallococcus macrosporus DSM 14697 contains these coding sequences:
- the tuf gene encoding elongation factor Tu, whose protein sequence is MAKEKFERNKPHVNIGTIGHVDHGKTSLTAAITKVLAKTGGATFLAYDMIDKAPEERERGITISTAHVEYQTTNRHYAHVDCPGHADYVKNMITGAAQMDGAILVVSAADGPMPQTREHILLARQVGVPYIVVFLNKVDMLDDPELRELVEMEVRDLLKKYEFPGDDIPIIPGSALKALEGDTSDIGEPAILKLMEAVDSYIPTPQRATDKPFLMPVEDVFSISGRGTVATGRVERGIIKVGEEVEVVGLRPTQKTVVTGVEMFRKLLDQGMAGDNIGALVRGLKREDMERGQVLAKPGSITPHTKFKAQIYVLSKEEGGRHTPFFKGYRPQFYFRTTDVTGSVKLPDNVEMVMPGDNIAIEVELITPVAMEKELRFAVREGGRTVGAGVVAEVVE, encoded by the coding sequence ATGGCCAAGGAGAAGTTCGAGCGTAACAAGCCCCACGTGAACATCGGCACGATCGGACACGTGGACCACGGCAAGACGTCGCTGACCGCCGCCATCACCAAGGTGCTGGCGAAGACGGGCGGCGCCACGTTCCTGGCGTACGACATGATTGACAAGGCGCCGGAGGAGCGTGAGCGCGGCATCACGATCTCCACCGCGCACGTGGAGTACCAGACGACGAACCGGCACTACGCCCACGTCGACTGCCCGGGCCACGCCGACTACGTGAAGAACATGATTACGGGCGCGGCGCAGATGGACGGCGCCATCCTGGTGGTGTCGGCGGCGGACGGCCCGATGCCCCAGACGCGCGAGCACATCCTGCTGGCGCGCCAGGTCGGCGTTCCGTACATCGTCGTCTTCCTGAACAAGGTGGACATGCTGGATGACCCCGAGCTGCGCGAGCTCGTGGAGATGGAAGTCCGGGACCTGCTCAAGAAGTACGAGTTCCCTGGCGACGACATCCCCATCATCCCGGGCTCGGCGCTCAAGGCGCTGGAGGGTGACACCAGCGACATCGGCGAGCCGGCCATCCTGAAGCTGATGGAGGCGGTGGACAGCTACATCCCGACGCCGCAGCGCGCGACGGACAAGCCCTTCCTGATGCCGGTGGAGGACGTGTTCTCCATCTCCGGCCGCGGGACGGTGGCCACCGGCCGCGTGGAGCGCGGCATCATCAAGGTGGGCGAGGAAGTGGAAGTCGTCGGTCTGCGTCCGACGCAGAAGACGGTCGTCACGGGCGTGGAGATGTTCCGCAAGCTGCTGGACCAGGGCATGGCGGGCGACAACATCGGCGCGCTGGTGCGCGGCCTGAAGCGCGAGGACATGGAGCGCGGCCAGGTGCTGGCCAAGCCGGGCAGCATCACCCCGCACACCAAGTTCAAGGCGCAGATTTACGTGCTGTCCAAGGAAGAGGGCGGCCGTCACACCCCGTTCTTCAAGGGGTACCGTCCGCAGTTCTACTTCCGCACCACGGACGTGACGGGCTCGGTGAAGCTGCCGGACAACGTCGAAATGGTGATGCCGGGCGACAACATCGCCATCGAGGTGGAGCTCATCACCCCGGTGGCGATGGAGAAGGAGCTGCGCTTCGCCGTTCGCGAGGGTGGCCGCACGGTGGGCGCCGGCGTCGTGGCGGAAGTCGTCGAGTAG
- the rpsJ gene encoding 30S ribosomal protein S10: protein MATQKIRIRLKAYDSKLLDQSAGEIVETAKRTGAKVAGPIPLPTRINKFTVLRSPHVDKKSREQFEIRTHKRLLDILEPTQQTLDALMKLDLSAGVDVEIKS, encoded by the coding sequence ATGGCGACACAGAAGATCCGCATCCGGCTGAAGGCGTACGACTCGAAGCTCCTGGACCAGAGTGCGGGTGAGATCGTCGAGACGGCCAAGCGCACGGGCGCGAAGGTGGCCGGTCCGATCCCCCTTCCCACGCGCATCAACAAGTTCACCGTGTTGCGGTCTCCGCACGTGGACAAGAAGAGCCGTGAGCAGTTCGAGATCCGTACGCACAAGCGCCTGCTCGATATCCTCGAGCCCACGCAGCAGACGCTGGATGCGTTGATGAAGCTGGATCTGTCGGCTGGCGTTGACGTCGAGATCAAGTCCTAG
- the rplD gene encoding 50S ribosomal protein L4 codes for MAKFDVVDLDLKKVSEIELSDDVFGTEPNAHLFYEVAKMQQINRRRGTVGVKNTSLVSGGGKKPWKQKGTGRARQGSIRASHWVGGGKAMAPKARDYFYRPPRKVRRGALKSALSLRAQEKTLIILDGFSLDAPKSKQAFEVLTKRLKLQNALVIDDKGNTNLHRSVRNLAKFDVLPPEGLNLEAVLRHSHLVLTSAAAKTLEGALS; via the coding sequence ATGGCGAAGTTTGACGTTGTCGACCTGGATTTGAAGAAGGTGTCGGAGATCGAGCTCTCCGACGATGTCTTCGGCACCGAGCCGAACGCCCACCTGTTCTACGAGGTGGCGAAGATGCAGCAGATCAACCGGCGCCGCGGCACGGTCGGGGTGAAGAACACCTCGCTGGTCAGCGGCGGCGGCAAGAAGCCCTGGAAGCAGAAGGGCACCGGCCGCGCTCGTCAGGGCTCCATCCGCGCTTCCCACTGGGTGGGTGGCGGCAAGGCGATGGCTCCCAAGGCGCGCGACTACTTCTACCGCCCGCCCCGCAAGGTGCGCCGCGGCGCCCTGAAGTCCGCGCTGTCCCTGCGGGCCCAGGAGAAGACGCTCATCATCCTGGACGGCTTCTCCCTGGATGCTCCGAAGAGCAAGCAGGCCTTCGAGGTCCTCACCAAGCGGCTGAAGCTCCAGAACGCCCTGGTGATTGACGACAAGGGCAACACCAACCTGCACCGCAGCGTGCGCAACCTGGCGAAGTTCGACGTGCTGCCGCCCGAGGGCCTGAACCTCGAGGCCGTTCTCCGGCACTCGCACCTCGTCCTCACGTCCGCGGCCGCGAAGACCCTCGAGGGGGCGCTGTCATGA
- a CDS encoding 50S ribosomal protein L23, producing the protein MNLNDVIKGPLITEKLDKAREKFRQYSFIVDRKATKHDVARAVETLFKVTVEGVNTNIVRGKIKRVGRSIGKRPNFKKAVVTLKQGDSIELFEGGAA; encoded by the coding sequence ATGAATCTGAACGACGTCATCAAGGGCCCGCTCATCACCGAGAAGCTGGACAAGGCCCGCGAGAAGTTCCGCCAGTACTCGTTCATCGTCGACCGCAAGGCGACGAAGCACGACGTGGCCCGCGCGGTGGAGACGCTCTTCAAGGTCACCGTCGAGGGCGTGAACACCAACATCGTCCGCGGCAAGATCAAGCGGGTGGGTCGTAGCATCGGCAAGCGGCCCAACTTCAAGAAGGCGGTTGTGACGCTGAAGCAGGGCGACTCGATCGAACTCTTCGAGGGAGGGGCGGCCTGA
- the rplB gene encoding 50S ribosomal protein L2: MGIKKYKPTSAARRLMTVSDFADITKDSPEKSLTEPLKRSGGRNVHGHITRRHQGGGHKRRYRVIDFKRRDKDGVPAKVVAVEYDPNRTANIALLHYADGEKRYILAPVGLSVGDTVFAGEGADIRPGNSLPLQNIPVGTVIHNVELKPGRGAQVIRSAGTSGQLMAKEERYAQVRMPSGTVRKVLIECRATVGQVGNIEHEIIRIGKAGKSRWLGIRPTVRGLAMNPVDHPHGGGEGKSGQGNPHPVSPWGKKTKGLTTRTNKRTDKFIVSGRRQGARSQ, encoded by the coding sequence ATGGGCATCAAGAAGTACAAGCCGACTAGCGCCGCCCGCCGTCTGATGACGGTGTCCGACTTCGCGGACATCACCAAGGACTCGCCCGAGAAGAGCCTCACCGAGCCGCTCAAGCGCTCCGGTGGTCGCAACGTTCACGGGCACATCACCCGCCGGCACCAGGGCGGCGGCCACAAGCGCCGCTACCGCGTCATCGACTTCAAGCGCCGGGACAAGGATGGCGTCCCCGCGAAGGTCGTGGCCGTCGAGTACGACCCGAACCGCACCGCCAACATCGCGCTGCTGCACTACGCGGACGGCGAGAAGCGCTACATCCTCGCTCCGGTCGGCCTGAGCGTGGGTGACACCGTGTTCGCCGGCGAGGGCGCGGACATCCGGCCTGGCAACAGCCTGCCGCTGCAGAACATCCCGGTGGGTACGGTCATCCACAACGTGGAGCTGAAGCCGGGCCGTGGCGCCCAGGTCATCCGCTCCGCCGGCACGTCCGGCCAGCTGATGGCGAAGGAGGAGCGCTACGCGCAGGTGCGTATGCCCTCCGGCACCGTCCGCAAGGTCCTCATCGAGTGCCGCGCCACCGTGGGTCAGGTCGGCAACATCGAGCACGAGATCATCCGTATCGGCAAGGCGGGTAAGAGCCGCTGGCTGGGCATCCGTCCCACCGTCCGCGGTCTGGCGATGAACCCGGTCGACCACCCGCACGGCGGTGGTGAAGGCAAGTCCGGTCAGGGTAACCCGCACCCTGTGTCCCCCTGGGGCAAGAAGACCAAGGGTCTCACCACGCGCACCAACAAGCGCACTGACAAGTTCATCGTCTCCGGCCGCCGCCAGGGCGCGCGCAGCCAGTAA
- the rpsS gene encoding 30S ribosomal protein S19 translates to MARSIKKGPFVDDFLVKKIEDMIKTNKKAVVKTWSRRSTILPEFVGHTFAVHNGKKFIPVFVTENMVGHKLGEFAPTRAFGGHSADKKVAKAPGK, encoded by the coding sequence ATGGCTCGTTCGATCAAGAAGGGTCCGTTCGTCGACGACTTCCTCGTGAAGAAGATCGAGGACATGATCAAGACGAACAAGAAGGCCGTCGTAAAGACGTGGTCCCGCCGCTCCACCATCCTTCCGGAGTTCGTGGGTCACACCTTCGCGGTGCACAACGGGAAGAAGTTCATCCCGGTGTTCGTCACGGAGAACATGGTTGGCCACAAGCTCGGCGAGTTCGCCCCGACGCGTGCGTTCGGCGGTCACTCGGCGGACAAGAAGGTCGCCAAGGCCCCGGGCAAGTAG
- the rplV gene encoding 50S ribosomal protein L22: MESTAHLRFLRMSPRKISTVAELVRGKPVEAALNILKFTKRAAAKPVEKLIKSAVANATDKSKGQVDVDTLYVKTISVDQGPTQRRFMPRAMGRATPIKKKTAHVHVVLAEAKK, encoded by the coding sequence ATGGAGTCGACTGCACATCTGCGTTTCCTGCGCATGAGCCCCCGCAAGATTTCCACCGTTGCGGAGCTCGTCCGGGGCAAGCCTGTCGAGGCGGCCCTCAACATCCTGAAGTTCACCAAGCGCGCCGCGGCCAAGCCGGTGGAGAAGCTCATCAAGAGCGCCGTGGCCAACGCGACTGACAAGTCCAAGGGCCAGGTCGACGTGGACACGCTCTACGTGAAGACCATCTCCGTGGACCAGGGCCCCACCCAGCGCCGGTTCATGCCGCGCGCCATGGGCCGGGCCACCCCCATCAAGAAGAAGACGGCCCACGTCCACGTGGTGCTCGCCGAGGCGAAGAAGTAG
- the rpsC gene encoding 30S ribosomal protein S3, producing MGQKVHPIGFRLGVIKTWDSKWFEHKNYAQWLHEDIRIREFVKKSLNHAGVSKVEIERAANKVKVNVHTARPGIVIGKRGAGIETVKKDLQQFTKNEVFLNIVEVRKAETDAQLVAENIATQLERRIAFRRAMKKALQTAMKFGAKGIRVACSGRLGGAEMARYEWYREGRVPLHTLRADIDYGFAEAKTTYGKIGCKVWVCKGEVLPGKGGQAPMPSNR from the coding sequence TTGGGACAGAAAGTTCATCCGATCGGGTTCCGGCTTGGTGTCATCAAGACCTGGGACTCCAAGTGGTTCGAGCACAAGAACTACGCGCAGTGGCTGCACGAGGACATCCGCATCCGCGAGTTCGTGAAGAAGTCGCTGAACCACGCGGGCGTGTCCAAGGTGGAGATTGAGCGCGCCGCCAACAAGGTGAAGGTCAACGTCCACACCGCGCGGCCGGGCATCGTCATCGGCAAGCGTGGCGCGGGCATCGAGACGGTGAAGAAGGACCTCCAGCAGTTCACGAAGAACGAGGTCTTCCTCAACATCGTCGAGGTCCGCAAGGCGGAGACCGACGCGCAGCTCGTGGCGGAGAACATCGCCACGCAGCTCGAGCGCCGCATCGCCTTCCGCCGCGCCATGAAGAAGGCGCTGCAGACGGCCATGAAGTTCGGTGCCAAGGGCATCCGCGTGGCCTGCTCGGGCCGCCTCGGTGGCGCGGAGATGGCGCGCTACGAGTGGTACCGCGAGGGTCGCGTGCCCCTGCACACCCTGCGCGCGGACATTGACTACGGTTTCGCCGAGGCGAAGACGACCTACGGCAAGATCGGCTGCAAGGTCTGGGTCTGCAAGGGCGAGGTCCTCCCGGGCAAGGGTGGCCAGGCCCCCATGCCCTCCAACCGGTAA
- the rplP gene encoding 50S ribosomal protein L16: MLQPARTKYRKMHKGRMPGSAHRGSDMTYGEYGLMSLQPGWITSRQIEAARIAMTRHVKRGGKIWIRIFPDKPITKKPAETRMGTGKGGVEYYVAVVKPGRILYEMEGMTPEVATGALKLAQAKLPVLTKIVKRADLSL, from the coding sequence ATGCTTCAGCCTGCTCGTACGAAGTACCGCAAGATGCACAAGGGCCGCATGCCTGGCAGTGCTCACCGGGGTAGCGACATGACCTACGGTGAGTACGGCCTGATGAGCCTCCAGCCGGGGTGGATCACCTCCCGGCAGATCGAGGCGGCTCGTATCGCGATGACGCGTCACGTGAAGCGTGGCGGCAAGATCTGGATCCGTATCTTCCCGGACAAGCCCATCACCAAGAAGCCCGCTGAGACCCGTATGGGTACCGGCAAGGGCGGCGTGGAGTACTACGTCGCGGTGGTGAAGCCCGGCCGCATCCTCTACGAGATGGAGGGTATGACGCCGGAAGTGGCCACCGGGGCGCTGAAGCTGGCGCAGGCGAAGCTGCCGGTGCTCACGAAGATCGTGAAGCGGGCGGACCTGAGCCTCTAA
- the rpmC gene encoding 50S ribosomal protein L29 has translation MESEMATAKELKELSADDLKQRAAELRETLFQDQLKRRTGSLDNPAERTTHRRDLARVLTVLTQKTKAQG, from the coding sequence ATGGAGAGTGAAATGGCGACTGCGAAGGAACTGAAGGAACTGTCGGCGGACGACCTGAAGCAGCGCGCGGCCGAGCTGCGCGAGACCCTGTTCCAGGACCAGCTCAAGCGGCGGACCGGCTCGCTGGACAACCCGGCCGAGCGCACCACGCACCGACGGGACCTGGCGCGGGTGCTGACCGTGCTGACCCAGAAGACGAAGGCCCAGGGCTGA
- the rpsQ gene encoding 30S ribosomal protein S17 has product MAEATETQAPATSTRGRPKTRVGIVTSNKMQKTVVVTVQRRAPHPKYGKIMSLREKYKAHVEDHDYPKKITINEGDRVRIAETKPTSKDKRWRVVEVLEKSKNV; this is encoded by the coding sequence ATGGCTGAAGCGACCGAGACGCAGGCTCCCGCGACTTCCACCCGTGGCCGTCCCAAGACGCGCGTGGGGATCGTCACCTCCAACAAGATGCAGAAGACGGTCGTCGTCACCGTCCAGCGCCGGGCTCCGCACCCGAAGTACGGGAAGATCATGAGCCTGCGCGAGAAGTACAAGGCGCACGTGGAGGACCACGATTACCCCAAGAAGATCACCATCAACGAGGGTGATCGGGTCCGGATCGCCGAGACCAAGCCGACGTCGAAGGACAAGCGTTGGCGCGTGGTCGAGGTGCTGGAGAAGAGCAAGAACGTCTAG
- the rplN gene encoding 50S ribosomal protein L14 encodes MIQMTSVLDVADNSGAKKVFCIKVLGGSKRKYASIGDVIVVSVREALPNSKVKKGDVAKAVIVRTKREVGRPDGSYIKFDGNSAVLINKDMEPIGTRIFGPVARELRARKFMKIISLAPEVL; translated from the coding sequence ATGATTCAGATGACGAGCGTGCTCGACGTGGCGGACAACTCGGGCGCGAAGAAGGTGTTCTGCATCAAGGTGCTCGGCGGTTCCAAGCGCAAGTACGCGTCCATCGGCGACGTGATCGTCGTCTCGGTGCGCGAGGCGCTTCCCAACTCGAAGGTGAAGAAGGGTGACGTGGCCAAGGCCGTCATCGTTCGCACCAAGCGCGAGGTGGGTCGTCCGGACGGCAGCTACATCAAGTTCGACGGCAACTCCGCGGTCCTCATCAACAAGGACATGGAGCCCATTGGTACGCGTATCTTCGGGCCCGTTGCCCGTGAGCTCCGCGCCCGCAAGTTCATGAAGATCATCTCGCTGGCGCCCGAGGTCCTCTGA
- the rplX gene encoding 50S ribosomal protein L24: MQKLKVGDTVQVMAGAEASEKNPATKRGKVLKIDREAERVTVEGLRLVKRHMKKTPQSPEGGIVEKPGTIALASVQVVCVKCDKPTRVGIRTEGEEGKKKRFCKNCDALID, translated from the coding sequence ATGCAGAAGCTGAAGGTGGGAGACACGGTCCAGGTCATGGCCGGGGCCGAGGCCTCCGAGAAGAACCCGGCGACCAAGCGCGGCAAGGTGCTGAAGATCGATCGCGAGGCGGAACGCGTGACGGTCGAGGGCCTGCGCCTGGTCAAGCGTCACATGAAGAAGACGCCCCAGAGCCCCGAGGGCGGCATTGTCGAGAAGCCGGGCACGATCGCGCTGGCGAGCGTGCAGGTGGTCTGCGTCAAGTGCGACAAGCCGACCCGGGTGGGTATCCGTACCGAGGGTGAAGAGGGCAAGAAGAAGCGGTTCTGCAAGAACTGCGACGCCCTGATTGACTAG